A genomic window from Flavobacterium phycosphaerae includes:
- a CDS encoding response regulator, with protein sequence MNIASAYFAIDEFDEGNLYLDDIKDNILKNGDEESKMRMNSLMGIYTTNHNKKAEAEQHYVTAEKIAKDNQFNSYLISIYENRVRHHKLYNEPEKAKVYKAKLDSLNKVLYSEDKLNNIQKAAVQIELDEYKIQLDKIEKVNQKHQKSLKESKLIVILFIVILVVLLLLLLTLYKNIKLREQANFELTQANEALKEAKEKAEEASQLKSQFVSTITHELRTPLYGVIGITNIILDEHKELGNSPHLKSLKFSAKYLLSLVNDILQINKIEEKRIVLENLIFNLTDEITTIKNSVEYIADKNNDKLSIEIDTAIPEFLIGDKLRLSQIVMNLVSNALKFTKNGEVVIMADLKRVEGKTHFIEFKIKDTGIGIAKEDQEKIFDKFVQIERKEEDYQGTGLGLSIVSRLIELFDSEILLESEENVGTTFMFTIGFEYDEEKSREIINNIDVDLSSSHLYNILVVEDNKINQMVTKKIIQNSNMSCTIVDDGYAALVALDRETFDLVLMDINMPLINGFDTTRKIREKGIKTPIIALTAFDKQEVMEEALAAGMNDIMVKPFEPTKLYQVITNQVKNSENAG encoded by the coding sequence ATGAATATCGCCAGTGCTTACTTTGCGATTGATGAGTTTGATGAGGGGAATCTGTATTTAGATGATATTAAGGATAATATACTGAAAAATGGGGACGAGGAATCCAAAATGAGGATGAACTCTCTCATGGGGATTTACACCACAAATCATAATAAAAAAGCTGAAGCGGAACAACATTATGTTACTGCCGAGAAAATTGCCAAAGACAACCAATTTAACTCGTACTTAATCAGTATTTATGAAAACCGTGTGCGTCATCATAAGCTTTACAATGAACCCGAAAAGGCTAAAGTTTACAAAGCCAAACTGGACTCGCTGAACAAAGTGCTTTATTCTGAAGACAAGTTAAACAATATTCAAAAAGCGGCGGTTCAAATTGAATTGGACGAGTATAAAATTCAATTAGATAAAATTGAAAAAGTAAACCAAAAGCATCAAAAGAGTTTAAAAGAATCGAAACTCATTGTTATACTTTTTATTGTTATTCTGGTTGTTTTATTGTTGCTTTTACTGACTCTGTATAAAAACATTAAACTAAGAGAGCAGGCCAATTTTGAACTGACACAGGCTAACGAAGCTTTAAAAGAAGCCAAAGAAAAAGCAGAAGAAGCCTCACAACTGAAATCACAGTTTGTTTCTACCATTACGCACGAGTTGCGAACACCGCTTTATGGCGTCATCGGAATTACCAATATTATTTTGGATGAACATAAAGAACTGGGCAACAGTCCGCATTTAAAATCCTTGAAATTTTCTGCCAAATATTTACTGTCGTTGGTGAATGATATTCTGCAAATCAATAAAATTGAAGAAAAGCGAATCGTTTTAGAAAACTTGATTTTCAATCTTACCGATGAAATTACCACTATCAAAAACTCGGTTGAGTATATCGCCGATAAAAACAACGATAAGCTTTCCATTGAAATTGATACCGCTATTCCCGAATTTTTAATTGGTGACAAACTGCGATTGTCTCAAATTGTGATGAACTTGGTGAGTAACGCCTTAAAGTTTACCAAAAATGGTGAAGTTGTCATCATGGCTGATTTGAAACGTGTAGAAGGGAAAACACATTTCATAGAGTTTAAAATTAAAGACACCGGAATTGGAATCGCCAAAGAAGATCAAGAGAAGATCTTTGACAAATTTGTTCAGATAGAACGAAAAGAAGAAGATTATCAAGGAACAGGCTTAGGATTATCCATCGTGTCCCGATTGATAGAACTATTTGACAGTGAAATTCTTTTGGAAAGTGAAGAAAACGTAGGGACTACTTTTATGTTTACCATTGGTTTTGAATACGACGAAGAAAAATCAAGGGAAATTATCAATAACATTGATGTTGATTTATCGTCCAGTCACTTGTATAATATTTTGGTAGTAGAAGACAATAAAATTAACCAAATGGTTACCAAAAAAATCATCCAGAACAGCAACATGAGTTGTACTATTGTTGATGATGGTTATGCTGCGCTGGTGGCTTTGGACAGAGAAACTTTTGATTTGGTTTTGATGGATATTAATATGCCGCTAATCAACGGGTTTGATACGACCAGAAAGATACGAGAAAAAGGAATTAAAACCCCTATTATAGCCCTTACCGCTTTTGATAAACAAGAAGTAATGGAAGAAGCATTGGCGGCCGGAATGAATGATATCATGGTCAAACCGTTTGAGCCCACAAAGCTTTATCAGGTGATTACTAATCAAGTAAAAAATAGCGAAAACGCCGGTTAA
- a CDS encoding GAS domain-containing protein: protein MENQNNNSKLKGIIALLAVLLIGSLIYIFKLTSDAKTLETTVTTTKSEKEAVLKDLAALKATYDAAIEENTSMSDELIAERDKVVKLMDELKKSKGDNASLRKYKDQYKNMEAKMKNLMQEVEVLKQQNQTLTTNLDSTKVVLEDSKKYNQVLVGQNEELAKTVEKGSKLTITNLKTAAYKQRSSGKQIETDKASRTDVLQVSFTIAENKIAKSGDKTYYVQVIDAKNNVLGDKATATFGENTLTYSFTTTVQYENKTVDVKEQLKGKDFAKGTYFVNVFDKGELVSKSSFSLR, encoded by the coding sequence ATGGAAAATCAAAACAATAATTCAAAACTTAAAGGAATAATTGCCCTTTTGGCAGTTTTACTGATAGGTAGTTTGATTTATATTTTTAAACTTACTTCAGATGCTAAAACGTTGGAAACCACTGTTACCACTACGAAATCTGAAAAAGAAGCCGTCTTAAAAGACCTGGCAGCACTTAAAGCAACTTATGATGCTGCGATTGAAGAAAACACTTCCATGTCAGATGAATTAATTGCAGAACGTGACAAAGTGGTTAAGCTAATGGATGAATTGAAAAAGTCAAAGGGCGATAATGCTTCCTTAAGAAAATACAAAGACCAGTATAAAAATATGGAAGCCAAAATGAAGAATCTGATGCAGGAAGTAGAAGTCCTGAAGCAGCAAAATCAAACCTTGACGACCAATTTAGACAGTACCAAAGTAGTTTTGGAAGATTCTAAAAAATACAATCAGGTTTTGGTTGGTCAAAATGAAGAATTAGCCAAAACGGTTGAAAAAGGATCAAAACTAACCATTACCAATTTGAAAACGGCAGCTTACAAACAAAGAAGTTCCGGAAAACAAATAGAAACGGATAAAGCCAGTAGAACTGATGTGCTTCAAGTAAGTTTTACTATTGCTGAAAACAAAATTGCCAAATCAGGTGATAAAACCTATTATGTACAAGTGATTGATGCCAAAAATAATGTGTTGGGAGATAAAGCTACCGCTACCTTTGGAGAAAATACCTTGACCTACAGTTTCACAACTACCGTTCAATATGAAAACAAAACGGTTGATGTAAAAGAGCAACTGAAAGGAAAAGATTTTGCCAAAGGCACTTACTTCGTAAATGTGTTTGACAAAGGAGAGTTGGTTTCAAAAAGCAGTTTCAGTTTGAGATAA
- the nhaA gene encoding Na+/H+ antiporter NhaA yields MIITKLFKDFLDSEKAGGFTLIACTLLSLLLANSIWSDNYLHLWHFQLSNHPLEYWINDGLMTIFFLLIGLELEREVYIGELSNLKNALLPIAAALGGMLVPAGLYLFLNYGTVTQSGAGIPMATDIAFALGILSLLGNKVPTSLKVFLTALAVIDDLGAILIIAVFYTKTLIWSNLLIALGIFAFLLLLNRLKVRNLIPYLVCGVAMWFFMLNSGVHATITGVLLAFAIPFGNGDEKSTSYILQHFLHKPVAFFILPLFALANTAIILTSDWHSALSHKYTLGIALGLIVGKPIGIWLFSFLAVKLKIGQLPEDLNWKAILGASFLGGIGFTMSIFITLLAFSDSEHINNAKIMILISSLIAGILGLLYLKINLKIRNS; encoded by the coding sequence ATGATTATTACCAAACTTTTCAAGGATTTTCTGGATAGCGAAAAAGCAGGTGGTTTTACTTTAATTGCTTGCACGCTCTTGTCTTTACTTTTAGCGAACTCTATTTGGAGTGATAACTATTTACACCTTTGGCACTTCCAATTGAGCAATCATCCTCTTGAATATTGGATTAATGATGGTTTGATGACCATTTTCTTTTTATTGATTGGATTAGAATTAGAAAGAGAAGTTTATATAGGAGAGCTATCTAACCTGAAAAATGCCCTGCTACCCATTGCCGCAGCGCTGGGCGGAATGCTTGTACCAGCCGGACTATATTTGTTCTTGAACTACGGAACGGTTACTCAATCAGGAGCGGGAATTCCGATGGCGACCGACATTGCCTTTGCCTTAGGCATATTGTCTTTGTTGGGAAATAAAGTGCCCACTTCATTGAAAGTATTTTTGACCGCATTAGCCGTAATCGATGATTTAGGAGCTATTTTGATTATTGCTGTTTTTTACACCAAAACATTAATTTGGAGCAATCTGTTAATTGCCTTGGGAATCTTTGCTTTTTTGCTATTGTTAAATCGATTGAAAGTCCGCAACCTAATTCCCTATCTGGTTTGTGGTGTAGCCATGTGGTTTTTCATGCTCAATTCGGGCGTTCATGCAACTATTACCGGCGTGTTATTGGCCTTTGCCATACCTTTTGGTAACGGAGATGAAAAATCGACTTCCTATATATTGCAGCATTTTTTACACAAACCGGTGGCCTTTTTTATTTTGCCTTTGTTTGCTTTAGCCAATACCGCAATTATTCTAACCTCAGATTGGCACTCCGCTTTGAGCCATAAGTATACTTTGGGAATTGCATTGGGATTAATCGTTGGAAAACCAATTGGTATTTGGCTGTTTAGTTTTCTTGCCGTGAAACTAAAAATTGGTCAGCTTCCCGAAGACTTGAATTGGAAAGCTATTTTAGGAGCCAGCTTTTTGGGAGGCATTGGTTTTACCATGTCCATTTTCATAACACTCCTCGCCTTCTCTGATAGTGAACATATAAACAATGCCAAAATCATGATACTGATTTCGTCCTTAATTGCCGGAATCCTTGGTTTACTTTATTTGAAAATAAATCTTAAAATTCGTAATTCGTAA
- a CDS encoding DEAD/DEAH box helicase: MLFEDLSLSKSIQRAVFEEGYTSPTPIQEKSIPIILAGKDLVGCAQTGTGKTAAFAIPIIHNLHRMIGSSKKTKEIRCLVVTPTRELAVQIGESFDTYGKYTNLRQLTVFGGVSQVPQVDQLKKGVDILIATPGRLLDLHKQGFVDFDSLHYLVLDESDLMLDMGFINDVRKIVKLVPTNRQTLLFSATMPMAIRELADTFLNKPEYVSVTPVSSTAEIIKQQIYFVDKSDKRGLLYHLIRNENLNNVLVFVRTKHGADNVVKALKKQGVNAEAIHGDKSQTARQRVLDHFKNKEISVLVATDIAARGIDIESLPYVINFDLPNIPETYVHRIGRTGRAGNGGISISFCGKDEEPYWKDIQKLIKVDVKVIKDHPFPWKDAEPDPNAKPDLRNKKKPEGTNSRKSEASKKNKKRWY, translated from the coding sequence ATGTTATTCGAAGATTTATCATTATCCAAAAGTATTCAAAGAGCGGTCTTTGAAGAAGGATACACCAGTCCTACTCCTATTCAGGAAAAATCGATTCCCATTATATTGGCCGGAAAAGATTTAGTAGGCTGCGCACAAACAGGTACAGGGAAAACAGCCGCTTTTGCTATTCCAATTATACACAACCTACACAGAATGATAGGTTCGTCAAAAAAAACAAAAGAAATTCGCTGTTTAGTAGTAACACCTACTCGAGAATTGGCCGTTCAAATCGGAGAAAGTTTTGACACCTATGGAAAATACACCAATTTAAGACAGCTGACTGTTTTTGGCGGAGTTTCGCAAGTGCCGCAGGTTGACCAACTCAAAAAAGGCGTTGATATCTTAATTGCCACGCCGGGAAGATTATTGGATTTACACAAACAAGGTTTTGTAGATTTTGATAGCCTGCATTATTTGGTTTTAGACGAATCCGATTTGATGCTCGATATGGGTTTTATCAATGATGTTAGAAAAATTGTCAAGCTGGTTCCAACCAACAGACAAACACTATTATTTTCAGCCACAATGCCCATGGCGATTCGTGAATTGGCTGATACGTTTTTAAATAAACCGGAATACGTTTCGGTAACGCCGGTATCTTCTACCGCGGAAATCATTAAGCAACAAATTTATTTTGTTGACAAATCAGACAAGCGCGGTTTATTGTACCATTTGATTCGCAATGAAAACCTAAACAATGTGTTGGTTTTTGTTCGTACCAAACATGGAGCTGATAATGTGGTGAAAGCCCTGAAAAAGCAAGGTGTTAATGCCGAAGCCATTCACGGTGATAAATCGCAAACCGCCAGACAACGCGTGCTGGATCATTTTAAAAACAAAGAAATCTCTGTTTTGGTAGCGACTGACATAGCCGCTCGTGGAATTGATATTGAAAGTTTGCCTTATGTAATCAATTTTGATTTACCCAATATTCCGGAAACTTATGTACACCGTATTGGTCGTACCGGTCGTGCCGGCAATGGCGGTATCTCAATTTCTTTTTGCGGGAAAGATGAAGAACCGTACTGGAAAGACATTCAGAAGCTAATCAAGGTGGATGTAAAAGTAATTAAAGACCATCCTTTTCCGTGGAAAGACGCAGAACCTGATCCGAATGCAAAACCTGATTTAAGAAATAAAAAGAAACCCGAAGGAACTAATTCCAGAAAATCGGAAGCTTCTAAGAAAAACAAAAAACGCTGGTATTAA
- the corA gene encoding magnesium/cobalt transporter CorA — translation MRKIKYKKGRKVQPTLLEYTGVHKYTQTEIQLFVYDDPDLAEYHEFDISEMQKHVDFEKTNWLNVHGLNDPQVIKAIGDYLGVDNFMLSDILNTTKRTKLDEYHDTLFFNVKSLLPEEDSNNINVEQISFLLKNGILVSFQEKRSDFFTHIRERIRTHSGIVRTKKADYLLYLLLDAIMENFYITIENEEDKVEELINLSKESTNLSILEQIEKHRDNYNFLKRSIIPLRDSLYSIKSIKDDNVFNAIEANNFTFFERLHQKCLELLEQIEYDLTTLDSAANFFFSSQSHKMNEVMKTLTVVSVFFMPLTFIVGVYGMNFDNMPELHWQYGYFVILGCMLLLLLGMVYYFKKKKWY, via the coding sequence GTGAGAAAAATTAAATACAAAAAAGGGAGAAAAGTTCAGCCGACTTTATTAGAATATACCGGAGTTCACAAGTATACTCAAACCGAAATTCAGTTGTTTGTGTATGACGACCCTGATTTGGCCGAGTATCATGAATTTGATATTAGCGAAATGCAAAAACATGTTGATTTTGAGAAAACCAATTGGCTTAATGTTCACGGATTAAATGACCCACAGGTGATTAAAGCCATTGGTGATTATTTGGGTGTTGACAATTTTATGCTCTCGGATATTCTGAATACCACTAAACGAACCAAGTTGGATGAATATCATGATACTTTATTTTTCAATGTTAAATCACTTTTGCCCGAAGAGGATTCGAATAATATCAATGTTGAACAAATCAGTTTTTTATTGAAAAACGGAATTTTGGTGTCGTTTCAGGAAAAGCGAAGTGATTTTTTTACGCACATCCGGGAACGAATCCGAACGCATTCCGGTATAGTAAGAACTAAAAAAGCAGATTATTTGCTCTACCTTTTGCTGGATGCTATTATGGAAAATTTCTACATTACCATCGAAAATGAAGAGGACAAAGTAGAAGAACTGATTAACTTGTCTAAAGAAAGCACCAACCTTTCTATTTTAGAACAAATAGAAAAACACCGTGACAATTATAACTTTTTAAAGCGTTCCATCATTCCGTTGCGCGATTCTTTATATTCGATTAAAAGCATAAAAGACGATAATGTTTTCAATGCAATTGAAGCTAATAATTTTACTTTTTTCGAAAGATTGCATCAAAAATGCTTAGAACTTTTGGAACAAATTGAATACGATTTAACCACTTTAGACAGCGCGGCCAATTTCTTTTTTTCGTCGCAAAGCCACAAAATGAATGAAGTAATGAAAACCCTGACGGTTGTTTCGGTATTCTTTATGCCGCTAACCTTTATAGTAGGTGTATACGGAATGAACTTTGATAATATGCCCGAATTGCATTGGCAATATGGTTATTTTGTTATTTTGGGCTGTATGTTACTCTTACTTTTGGGAATGGTTTATTATTTCAAAAAGAAGAAATGGTATTAA
- a CDS encoding formimidoylglutamase, producing MENVIPFTITDLAKVTNHRSGEVKFGEKMITIPKDENPIDFLKNSEAKYVLFGIPEDVGVRANFGRPGAASAWKSAISSIANIQHNRFCKGSQIIILGTLDVAQEMETAKDLDFHKTADRKLLSTLVEKIDKEVVHVITSIIKCGKIPIIIGGGHNNAYGNIKGTALGLGKPINAVNFDAHSDFRILEGRHSGNGFSYAYEEGFLKKYFIFGLHENYTSKNVVDILKKMEDRVNYNTYDEIKVRQQKNFQQELNTALDFIKSEAYGIEIDLDALPNIASSAMTMSGFSVEELRQFVNFFGKNKNASYLHICEGAPELGEEKNNHLIGKLIGYLVTDFIKSRKELI from the coding sequence ATGGAGAATGTAATTCCTTTTACCATCACTGATTTGGCTAAGGTGACCAATCATCGAAGCGGGGAAGTAAAATTTGGCGAAAAAATGATTACCATTCCCAAAGATGAAAATCCCATCGACTTTTTAAAAAACAGCGAAGCCAAATACGTCTTGTTCGGTATTCCCGAAGATGTAGGGGTTAGAGCTAATTTTGGCCGACCCGGTGCCGCCTCAGCCTGGAAAAGTGCTATCAGCAGTATTGCTAATATTCAACATAATCGTTTTTGCAAAGGAAGTCAAATCATTATATTGGGCACACTCGACGTGGCTCAAGAAATGGAAACCGCCAAAGACTTAGATTTTCATAAAACCGCCGACAGAAAACTATTGAGCACTTTGGTTGAAAAAATAGATAAAGAAGTGGTTCACGTCATTACTTCCATAATCAAATGTGGCAAAATCCCGATTATCATTGGTGGCGGACACAACAATGCCTACGGTAATATTAAAGGAACGGCGCTGGGATTAGGAAAACCCATTAATGCCGTGAATTTTGATGCTCACTCCGATTTCAGGATTTTGGAAGGAAGACACAGTGGTAATGGTTTTTCGTATGCCTATGAAGAAGGTTTTTTGAAAAAATATTTCATCTTCGGATTGCACGAAAACTATACTTCTAAGAATGTGGTTGATATTTTAAAGAAAATGGAAGATCGGGTGAATTACAATACATATGATGAAATTAAAGTTCGTCAACAGAAAAACTTCCAACAAGAATTAAACACCGCATTAGATTTTATCAAAAGTGAAGCTTACGGTATTGAAATCGATTTAGATGCTTTACCAAATATTGCCAGTAGCGCCATGACCATGAGTGGTTTTTCAGTGGAAGAATTGCGTCAGTTTGTGAACTTTTTCGGGAAAAATAAAAACGCTTCATACCTGCACATTTGCGAAGGCGCACCGGAACTTGGTGAAGAAAAAAACAACCATCTCATAGGAAAACTTATTGGCTACTTAGTCACCGATTTTATTAAATCAAGAAAGGAATTGATTTGA